Proteins encoded in a region of the Ruegeria sp. AD91A genome:
- a CDS encoding DUF2256 domain-containing protein, protein MKMRKKADLPQKNCPVCRRPFTWRKKWENVWDEVKYCSKKCRSAA, encoded by the coding sequence ATGAAAATGCGGAAAAAAGCCGATTTACCCCAAAAAAACTGCCCGGTCTGTCGGCGCCCTTTCACCTGGCGCAAGAAATGGGAAAACGTTTGGGATGAAGTGAAATACTGCTCGAAAAAATGCAGGTCTGCCGCATGA